From the Roseateles sp. XES5 genome, one window contains:
- a CDS encoding SDR family oxidoreductase: MTRLTDKVAIITGASSGIGRAAALLFARQGAKLVLSARGAERLEAVAQEIRQEGGAAIAIAGDVSDEAHHKALVETAQTQFGGLDVAFNNAGTTGPVGPLPELSAAEWQAVLGINLTSGFLAAKYQLPALEARGGGSLVFTSTFVGYTAGFPGLAAYAASKSGLVGLVQVLASEYGPKGIRVNALLPGATDTPMGRHVANTPEALQFVAGLNAFKRIAAPEEIAEAALFLCSDAASFTTGTAMLVDGGVSINRV, from the coding sequence ATGACCCGCCTCACCGACAAGGTTGCCATCATCACCGGCGCAAGCTCGGGCATCGGCCGCGCCGCCGCGCTGCTCTTCGCCCGTCAGGGCGCGAAACTCGTGCTTTCGGCGCGCGGGGCCGAACGGCTCGAAGCCGTCGCGCAAGAGATCCGGCAGGAGGGTGGCGCCGCCATCGCGATTGCCGGCGACGTCAGCGACGAAGCCCATCACAAGGCGCTGGTCGAGACCGCGCAAACGCAGTTCGGCGGCCTCGACGTCGCCTTCAACAATGCTGGCACGACGGGGCCGGTCGGCCCGCTGCCGGAACTTTCGGCCGCCGAATGGCAGGCGGTGCTGGGCATCAATCTGACGAGCGGCTTTCTTGCCGCCAAATACCAGCTTCCGGCGCTGGAGGCGCGCGGCGGCGGCAGCCTCGTCTTCACCTCGACCTTCGTCGGCTATACCGCCGGCTTTCCGGGCCTCGCCGCCTATGCGGCCTCGAAATCCGGGCTCGTCGGCCTCGTGCAGGTGCTCGCCTCGGAATACGGTCCGAAGGGCATTCGCGTGAATGCGCTGCTGCCCGGCGCGACGGATACACCGATGGGACGGCACGTCGCCAACACGCCCGAGGCGCTGCAGTTCGTCGCCGGCCTCAATGCCTTCAAGCGCATCGCCGCGCCGGAGGAAATCGCCGAAGCCGCGCTCTTCCTCTGCTCGGACGCCGCCAGCTTCACCACCGGCACGGCCATGCTCGTCGATGGGGGCGTGTCGATCAACCGGGTCTGA
- a CDS encoding pyridoxal phosphate-dependent aminotransferase, with protein sequence MKLSRRGAVEPFHAMDVLAEATKRRAAGRPVISMAVGQPVHPAPAAARAAARRALEIGRIGYTDALGLPSLRQAISDFYRTRHGVSVDPGRIAITTGSSAGFNLAFLALFDAGDRVAIARPGYPAYRNILAALGIETVEIEVSAENGFTLTPEALAAAAAAHGRIDGVLLASPANPTGTVTGRANLAALSAYCRDNAIAFISDEIYHGLTFVGEEATALEFGEEAVIINSFSKYYCMTGWRIGWMVLPEALVRPVERIAQSLYISAPELSQIAAEAALGAEAELNVYRDAYRANRDFLVRRLPELGLPIASPMDGAFYAYVDVSQVTNDSMAFARRMLAETDVAATPGIDFDPKDGHHTMRFSYAGSFEEMSEAVDRLAAWLA encoded by the coding sequence ATGAAACTCTCCCGCCGCGGCGCCGTCGAACCCTTTCATGCCATGGATGTGCTCGCCGAGGCGACGAAGCGCCGGGCCGCCGGCCGGCCGGTGATTTCCATGGCCGTCGGCCAGCCCGTGCACCCCGCGCCGGCGGCCGCCCGCGCTGCCGCCCGCCGGGCGCTGGAGATCGGCCGCATCGGCTATACGGACGCGCTCGGCCTTCCTTCGCTCCGCCAGGCGATTTCCGATTTCTACCGCACCCGGCATGGCGTCTCGGTCGATCCCGGCCGCATCGCCATCACGACCGGCTCCTCCGCCGGCTTCAATCTCGCCTTTCTCGCCCTGTTCGATGCCGGCGACCGCGTCGCCATCGCGCGCCCCGGCTATCCGGCCTATCGCAACATCCTCGCCGCCCTCGGTATCGAGACGGTGGAAATCGAGGTGAGCGCGGAAAACGGCTTCACGCTGACGCCCGAGGCGCTGGCGGCGGCCGCAGCCGCCCATGGCCGCATCGACGGCGTGCTCCTCGCCAGCCCCGCCAATCCGACCGGCACCGTGACGGGCCGGGCCAATCTCGCGGCGCTCTCGGCCTATTGCCGCGACAATGCCATCGCCTTCATCTCGGACGAGATCTATCACGGCCTCACCTTCGTCGGCGAAGAGGCGACGGCGCTGGAATTCGGCGAAGAGGCCGTCATCATCAACTCCTTCTCGAAATACTATTGCATGACCGGCTGGCGCATCGGCTGGATGGTGCTGCCGGAGGCGCTGGTGCGCCCGGTCGAGCGCATCGCCCAGAGCCTCTACATCTCCGCGCCGGAACTCTCGCAGATCGCCGCCGAGGCGGCGCTCGGCGCGGAGGCGGAACTGAACGTCTATCGCGACGCCTACCGCGCCAACCGCGATTTCCTCGTCCGGCGCCTGCCGGAACTCGGCCTGCCCATCGCCTCGCCGATGGACGGCGCCTTCTACGCCTATGTCGATGTCAGCCAGGTCACCAATGACAGCATGGCCTTTGCCCGCCGCATGCTGGCCGAGACCGACGTGGCGGCGACGCCCGGCATCGACTTCGACCCGAAGGACGGCCACCACACCATGCGCTTTTCCTATGCCGGCTCCTTCGAGGAGATGAGCGAGGCGGTGGACCGCCTCGCGGCCTGGCTCGCCTGA